One genomic region from Conexibacter woesei DSM 14684 encodes:
- a CDS encoding MIP/aquaporin family protein produces MSATQPAPKPGGTSRFGPDAAWRRSLWGDVLGEFAGTFILILLGVGSVAMAVAALPESGRGQFDTASWLIIAFGWGFGVTFGVYVAGGVTGAHLNPAVTLAFALKRGFAWAKVPWYMLAQLAGAFVAAFLLYELYGASIDSLERARDIVRGTPESVGTFSIFATFPAGYFGTWWGPFFDQVVGTAMLVFAIFALVDNANQPPKSNLAPVVVGFVVVAIGLSIGANAGYAINPARDLGPRLVTWIEGWKTIAVPGDYGNINSYMWIPIVGPFVGGAIGAFLYDFFIGDVLKSRGVPEDTSVEEEGTTEVEQGGRGATAAADAGYVARDRPGDTPPGRAP; encoded by the coding sequence ATGTCCGCCACACAGCCAGCGCCCAAGCCTGGCGGGACATCGCGGTTTGGCCCCGACGCAGCTTGGCGGCGCTCTCTCTGGGGTGACGTGCTCGGCGAGTTCGCCGGCACATTCATCCTCATTCTCCTTGGTGTCGGCTCCGTTGCGATGGCGGTAGCGGCACTTCCCGAGTCGGGACGCGGGCAGTTCGACACCGCCTCCTGGCTCATCATCGCGTTTGGATGGGGTTTCGGCGTCACCTTCGGCGTGTACGTCGCCGGCGGCGTCACCGGAGCCCACCTCAATCCGGCGGTGACGCTCGCGTTCGCGCTCAAGCGCGGCTTCGCGTGGGCGAAGGTCCCGTGGTACATGCTCGCCCAGCTCGCCGGCGCGTTCGTCGCCGCGTTCCTGCTCTACGAGCTGTACGGAGCGTCGATAGATTCGCTCGAACGCGCGAGAGACATCGTGCGCGGCACACCCGAGTCCGTCGGCACGTTCTCGATCTTCGCGACCTTCCCGGCCGGCTACTTCGGCACCTGGTGGGGTCCGTTCTTCGACCAGGTCGTCGGCACCGCGATGCTCGTCTTCGCGATCTTCGCGCTCGTCGACAACGCCAACCAGCCGCCGAAGTCGAACCTCGCGCCGGTGGTCGTCGGCTTCGTCGTCGTGGCGATCGGCCTCTCGATCGGCGCCAACGCCGGCTACGCGATCAACCCGGCCCGCGACCTCGGCCCGCGTCTCGTGACCTGGATCGAAGGCTGGAAGACGATCGCGGTCCCAGGCGACTACGGCAACATCAACAGCTACATGTGGATCCCGATCGTCGGACCCTTCGTCGGCGGTGCGATCGGCGCCTTCCTCTACGACTTCTTCATCGGCGACGTGCTGAAGTCGCGCGGCGTCCCCGAGGACACGAGCGTCGAGGAGGAAGGGACGACGGAGGTCGAGCAGGGCGGCCGTGGCGCGACCGCCGCCGCCGACGCCGGCTACGTCGCACGCGACCGACCCGGAGACACCCCACCCGGGAGGGCTCCGTGA
- the dhaK gene encoding dihydroxyacetone kinase subunit DhaK — MKKLINDPEAVVHEALEGIALAHGDRLRVSFEPAYVVRADAPVRGKVGVLSGGGSGHEPMHGGFVGPGMLDVACPGAVFTSPTPDQMLAATQAVDGGAGVLHIVKNYTGDVMNFETAAELAVAEGVEVEAVIIDDDVAVQDSTYTAGRRGVGATVLAEKICGAAAEAGRPLGDVAALCRRVDDQSRSMGMALTSCVVPHVGTPTFELAEDEMEIGIGIHGEPGRERMKLEAADAIVARLVEPIVTDLPFGSGDGVLAFVNGMGGTPLIELYIVYRRVAQLLGERGIRIERSLVGNYITSLEMAGCSVTLLKLDHELTSLWDAPVNTPALRWGA, encoded by the coding sequence GTGAAGAAGCTCATCAACGACCCGGAGGCCGTCGTCCACGAGGCGCTGGAAGGCATCGCGCTCGCGCACGGCGACCGCCTCCGCGTGTCGTTCGAACCCGCCTACGTCGTGCGCGCCGACGCTCCCGTGAGAGGGAAGGTCGGCGTGCTGTCCGGCGGCGGCAGCGGCCACGAGCCGATGCACGGCGGCTTCGTCGGCCCCGGCATGCTCGACGTCGCCTGCCCCGGCGCCGTCTTCACCTCCCCCACCCCCGACCAGATGCTCGCCGCCACGCAGGCGGTCGACGGTGGCGCCGGCGTGCTGCACATCGTCAAGAACTACACCGGCGACGTGATGAACTTCGAGACCGCCGCCGAGCTGGCGGTCGCGGAGGGCGTCGAGGTCGAGGCGGTGATCATCGACGACGACGTCGCCGTGCAGGACTCGACCTACACCGCCGGCCGCCGCGGCGTCGGCGCGACCGTGCTCGCGGAGAAGATCTGCGGCGCGGCCGCCGAGGCGGGGCGCCCGCTCGGCGACGTGGCGGCGCTGTGCCGCCGCGTCGACGACCAGTCGCGCTCGATGGGGATGGCGCTGACGTCGTGCGTCGTCCCCCACGTCGGCACGCCGACGTTCGAGCTGGCCGAGGACGAGATGGAGATCGGGATCGGCATCCACGGCGAGCCCGGTCGCGAGCGGATGAAGCTCGAAGCGGCCGACGCGATCGTCGCGCGGCTGGTCGAGCCGATCGTGACCGACCTGCCGTTCGGCTCCGGCGACGGCGTGCTCGCGTTCGTCAACGGGATGGGCGGCACGCCGCTGATCGAGCTGTACATCGTCTACCGCCGGGTCGCGCAGCTGCTCGGCGAACGCGGCATCCGGATCGAGCGCTCGCTCGTCGGCAACTACATCACCTCGCTGGAGATGGCCGGCTGCTCGGTGACGCTGCTCAAGCTCGACCACGAGCTGACGTCGCTGTGGGACGCGCCGGTCAACACCCCGGCGCTGCGGTGGGGCGCGTAG
- the dhaL gene encoding dihydroxyacetone kinase subunit DhaL gives MAVQEWVKLSAARLEQHRDRLNRLDADIGDGDHGANMARGFAAAAARLDGAPSDQPAMELRAVGMTLLSTVGGAAGPLYGSFFIGMATALRDAGASLDAAAWARALEAGAAGVQRRGKAEPGDKTMVDALLPARDALATAAADGASLAEALRAAASAADAGADATIPLLARKGRASYLGERSVGHLDPGAVSSALLLRTAADAWGESTE, from the coding sequence ATGGCCGTGCAGGAGTGGGTGAAGCTCAGCGCCGCCCGTCTCGAGCAGCACCGCGACCGCCTCAACCGGCTCGACGCCGACATCGGCGACGGCGACCACGGCGCGAACATGGCGCGTGGCTTCGCCGCCGCCGCGGCGAGACTCGACGGTGCGCCGTCCGACCAGCCGGCGATGGAGCTGAGAGCGGTCGGGATGACGCTGCTCTCGACGGTCGGCGGCGCGGCCGGCCCGCTCTACGGCTCGTTCTTCATCGGGATGGCGACCGCGCTCAGAGACGCCGGTGCCTCGTTGGACGCTGCGGCGTGGGCGCGTGCGCTGGAGGCCGGCGCCGCCGGCGTCCAGAGACGCGGCAAGGCGGAGCCCGGCGACAAGACGATGGTCGACGCGCTGCTGCCGGCGCGCGACGCGCTCGCGACGGCGGCGGCCGACGGCGCCTCGCTGGCCGAGGCGCTGAGAGCGGCGGCGAGCGCCGCCGACGCCGGCGCGGACGCGACGATCCCGCTGCTCGCCAGAAAGGGGCGCGCCAGCTACCTTGGCGAGCGGAGCGTCGGACACCTTGACCCGGGCGCCGTCTCCTCGGCGCTGCTGCTGCGAACGGCGGCGGATGCCTGGGGCGAATCGACCGAATGA
- the glpK gene encoding glycerol kinase GlpK translates to MPDYVGAIDQGTSSSRFIIFDTDGNIVQVGQREHRQIHPRSGWVEHDPLEITMRVREVIGDALAASIVRPSDIKAIGITNQRETTVLWDRRTGRPVYNAIVWQDTRTSAIVAELGGSEGPDRIRHICGLPLSTYFSGPKAKWILDNVDGVRARAEAGDILFGTMDTYTIWNLTGGPNGGVHVTDVTNASRTMLMDLRTLDWSDEVLELMGLPRAMLPEIRSSSEVYGNVHGTVLEGVPVSGVLGDQQAALFGQACFEPGTAKNTYGTGSFLLVNTGNEPVPSQKLLTTVGYKIGDQPAVYALEGAIAVTGAGVQWLRDQLGIIRTAPDSEALAASVEDTGDVYFVPAFSGLFAPYWRDDARGVIVGLTAFSNKAHITRAVLEATAWQSREVVDAANEAAEAPFKELKVDGGMVNNELLMQFQSDVLGVPTIRPKVSETTALGAAYAAGIAVGVWAGTDDVTRNWGEDKRWEPKMDSGDVEARYARWKEAVQRTLGWIRA, encoded by the coding sequence ATGCCTGACTACGTCGGCGCGATCGACCAGGGAACGTCGAGCTCGCGCTTCATCATCTTCGACACGGACGGCAACATCGTCCAGGTCGGCCAGCGCGAGCACAGACAGATTCATCCGCGCTCCGGCTGGGTCGAGCACGACCCGCTCGAGATCACGATGCGCGTGAGAGAGGTGATCGGCGACGCGCTCGCCGCCAGCATCGTGAGGCCGTCCGACATCAAGGCGATCGGGATCACCAACCAGCGCGAGACGACCGTCCTGTGGGATCGCAGAACCGGCAGACCGGTCTACAACGCGATCGTCTGGCAGGACACGCGCACGTCGGCGATCGTCGCCGAGCTGGGCGGCTCCGAGGGCCCGGACCGCATCCGCCACATCTGCGGCCTGCCACTGTCGACGTACTTCTCCGGCCCGAAGGCGAAGTGGATCCTCGACAACGTCGACGGTGTGCGGGCGCGAGCCGAGGCAGGCGACATCCTCTTCGGCACGATGGACACGTACACGATCTGGAACCTCACCGGCGGGCCCAACGGCGGTGTCCACGTGACCGACGTGACGAACGCGTCGCGCACGATGCTGATGGACCTCAGAACGCTCGACTGGTCCGACGAGGTGCTGGAGCTGATGGGCCTGCCGAGGGCGATGCTGCCCGAGATCCGGTCCTCGTCGGAGGTCTACGGCAACGTCCACGGGACGGTGCTCGAAGGCGTGCCGGTCTCCGGCGTGCTCGGCGACCAGCAGGCCGCCCTCTTCGGGCAGGCGTGCTTCGAGCCGGGGACGGCGAAGAACACGTACGGCACGGGCTCGTTCCTGCTCGTCAACACCGGCAACGAGCCGGTCCCGTCGCAGAAGCTGCTGACGACCGTCGGCTACAAGATCGGCGACCAGCCCGCGGTCTACGCGCTGGAGGGCGCGATCGCCGTGACGGGCGCGGGCGTGCAGTGGCTGCGCGACCAGCTCGGGATCATCAGAACCGCACCGGATTCCGAAGCGCTCGCGGCGTCGGTCGAGGACACCGGCGACGTCTACTTCGTGCCGGCCTTCTCGGGCCTGTTCGCGCCGTACTGGCGCGACGACGCGCGCGGCGTGATCGTCGGCCTGACGGCGTTCTCGAACAAGGCGCACATCACGCGCGCGGTGCTGGAGGCGACGGCGTGGCAGTCGCGCGAGGTCGTCGACGCCGCCAACGAGGCGGCCGAGGCACCGTTCAAGGAGCTGAAGGTCGACGGCGGCATGGTCAACAACGAGCTGCTGATGCAGTTCCAGTCCGACGTGCTCGGCGTGCCCACGATCCGCCCGAAGGTGTCCGAGACGACGGCGCTCGGCGCCGCCTACGCGGCCGGCATCGCGGTCGGCGTCTGGGCCGGCACCGACGACGTCACGCGCAACTGGGGCGAGGACAAGCGCTGGGAGCCGAAGATGGACTCCGGCGACGTCGAAGCCCGCTACGCGAGGTGGAAGGAAGCGGTCCAGCGCACGCTCGGCTGGATCAGAGCGTAG
- the ptsP gene encoding phosphoenolpyruvate--protein phosphotransferase, producing MVGIVIVSHSARLAEGVVELAREMAADVPLVAAGGLEPPAEGEPAPLGTDAARVMAAVEEAAAAGDGVLVLMDLGSAVLSAEMAVELLDEAVAAQVRLVPAPLVEGAVAAAVTAQAGGSLDAVAEEARGGLTAKAAHLGEAAGDESEPRSFAGPTDQQSTAPPADAVEDRFVVTVAQGLHARPAARFVRTAAALDARVEVENGTTGAGPVSAGSLNSIATLGVREGHELVVRASGPDARRALEQLRAVATDAAAPVSAGRAPAPTIGAPNTLAPPDGAGAGMAAPPGSPPGTLAGIASSPGVALGPLRPIAAEAAEPPPIDDAPSGTPEEEWAALAAARAAVQAEIGERRERLAAQVGEEEAEILDALGLALDDEALLDPARAAIFERRSSAARAWADAVEGITARYRALDDAYQRERAGDLADVGRRVLAALAAGASGTAGASGVAGAAGASGAAGASGAAGASGAAGAAGAGGAAGAASAAGILVARELTPLDAAGLDRDAVSGIATAEGGPTSHGAILARALGVPAVVGLGAALLDLPAGTPAALDGDRGLLVPSPAPDVAREYAERRAREAALADQARAAAHRPAATRDGIRIEVAANAGDAGDAVEAAAVGADGVGLLRTEFAFLDRDGAPSEDEQAAIYGAAAAALDGRPLVIRTLDAGADKPLPYLGMPPEQNPFLGVRGVRLGLARPQLLATQLRAIVRTAAEHENVKVMFPMIATIDELRSGRRMLDEACAAVGEPLRDGFEVGIMVEVPAAALTAVQLAHEVDFFSLGTNDLTQYVLAAERGNAALARLADGLHPAVLRLVHEVCSAARAHGRWVGVCGELGADPAAIPLLVGLGVRELSVAAPAVPAVKAAVRALDADEAETLAHAALAAESADAVRALVVSDDGPAGRR from the coding sequence GTGGTCGGGATCGTCATCGTCTCGCACAGCGCGCGGCTCGCCGAGGGCGTCGTAGAGCTGGCGCGCGAGATGGCCGCCGACGTGCCGCTCGTCGCGGCGGGCGGCCTGGAGCCGCCGGCCGAGGGCGAGCCGGCGCCGCTCGGCACCGACGCCGCGCGGGTGATGGCGGCGGTCGAGGAGGCCGCCGCGGCCGGCGACGGGGTCCTGGTCCTGATGGACCTCGGCTCGGCCGTGCTGAGCGCCGAGATGGCCGTCGAGCTGTTGGATGAGGCCGTTGCCGCGCAGGTGCGCCTCGTCCCCGCCCCGTTGGTCGAGGGCGCCGTCGCCGCCGCCGTCACCGCCCAGGCCGGCGGCTCGCTTGACGCGGTCGCCGAGGAGGCCCGCGGCGGGTTGACCGCCAAGGCCGCGCACCTCGGCGAGGCGGCCGGCGACGAGTCCGAGCCGCGGTCGTTTGCTGGTCCCACAGACCAGCAATCGACCGCGCCTCCCGCCGACGCGGTCGAGGACCGCTTCGTCGTGACGGTCGCGCAGGGGCTGCACGCGCGGCCGGCCGCGCGCTTCGTGCGGACCGCGGCCGCGCTCGACGCGCGCGTCGAGGTGGAGAACGGGACGACCGGCGCGGGTCCCGTTTCAGCCGGCTCGCTCAACTCGATCGCGACGCTCGGCGTGCGCGAGGGCCACGAGCTGGTCGTCCGCGCCTCCGGCCCCGACGCCCGCCGGGCGCTGGAGCAGCTGCGCGCCGTCGCGACCGACGCCGCCGCCCCGGTCTCGGCCGGCCGCGCGCCGGCGCCGACGATCGGCGCCCCGAACACGCTCGCGCCGCCGGACGGCGCGGGCGCGGGCATGGCGGCGCCGCCGGGCTCCCCTCCGGGCACGCTCGCCGGGATCGCGAGCTCGCCGGGCGTGGCGCTTGGGCCACTGCGGCCGATCGCCGCCGAGGCGGCCGAGCCACCGCCGATCGACGACGCGCCGAGCGGCACGCCGGAGGAGGAGTGGGCGGCGCTCGCGGCCGCACGCGCGGCCGTGCAGGCCGAGATCGGCGAGCGGCGCGAGCGGCTGGCCGCGCAGGTCGGCGAGGAGGAGGCCGAGATCCTCGACGCGCTCGGGCTCGCGCTCGACGACGAGGCGCTGCTCGACCCGGCGAGAGCGGCGATCTTCGAGCGGCGCAGCAGCGCCGCGCGCGCATGGGCCGACGCCGTCGAGGGGATCACGGCCCGCTACCGCGCCCTCGACGACGCCTACCAGCGCGAGCGCGCCGGCGACCTCGCCGACGTCGGCCGCCGCGTGCTCGCCGCACTGGCAGCGGGTGCGAGCGGCACGGCCGGAGCGAGCGGCGTGGCCGGCGCAGCCGGCGCGAGCGGCGCAGCCGGCGCGAGCGGCGCAGCCGGCGCGAGCGGCGCAGCCGGAGCGGCCGGCGCCGGTGGCGCAGCCGGCGCCGCCTCCGCGGCCGGCATCCTCGTCGCGCGGGAGCTGACGCCGCTCGACGCGGCCGGGCTCGACCGCGACGCGGTCAGCGGGATCGCGACCGCCGAGGGCGGGCCGACCTCGCACGGGGCGATCCTCGCCCGCGCGCTCGGGGTCCCCGCCGTCGTCGGGCTCGGCGCGGCGCTGCTCGACCTGCCGGCGGGCACGCCGGCGGCGCTCGACGGCGACCGCGGGCTGCTCGTCCCCTCCCCCGCGCCCGACGTCGCGCGCGAGTACGCCGAGCGCCGCGCGCGCGAGGCCGCGCTCGCCGACCAGGCGCGCGCCGCGGCGCACCGTCCGGCGGCGACGCGCGACGGGATCCGCATCGAGGTCGCGGCGAACGCGGGCGACGCCGGCGACGCCGTGGAGGCGGCCGCCGTCGGCGCCGACGGCGTCGGGCTGCTGCGGACCGAGTTCGCCTTCCTCGACCGCGACGGCGCCCCCAGCGAGGACGAGCAGGCGGCGATCTACGGCGCCGCCGCTGCGGCGCTCGACGGCCGGCCGCTCGTGATCCGCACGCTCGACGCCGGCGCCGACAAGCCGCTCCCCTACCTCGGCATGCCACCCGAGCAGAACCCCTTCCTCGGCGTCCGCGGCGTGCGGCTCGGGCTCGCCCGGCCGCAGCTGCTCGCAACGCAGCTGCGCGCGATCGTCCGCACCGCGGCCGAGCACGAGAACGTCAAGGTGATGTTCCCGATGATCGCCACGATCGACGAGCTGCGCAGCGGCCGGCGGATGCTCGACGAGGCGTGCGCGGCGGTCGGCGAGCCGCTCAGAGACGGCTTCGAGGTCGGGATCATGGTCGAGGTCCCGGCCGCTGCGCTGACCGCCGTCCAGCTCGCGCACGAGGTCGACTTCTTCTCGCTCGGCACGAACGACCTGACGCAGTACGTGCTCGCGGCCGAGCGCGGAAACGCCGCGCTCGCGCGCCTCGCCGACGGCCTCCATCCCGCGGTGCTGCGGCTCGTGCACGAGGTCTGCAGCGCCGCCCGCGCGCACGGCCGCTGGGTCGGCGTCTGCGGCGAACTGGGCGCCGACCCCGCCGCGATCCCCCTGCTGGTCGGGCTCGGCGTCCGCGAGCTGAGCGTCGCGGCGCCGGCGGTCCCGGCCGTCAAGGCGGCGGTGCGAGCGCTCGACGCCGACGAGGCGGAGACGCTCGCGCACGCGGCGCTGGCGGCGGAGTCGGCTGACGCCGTCCGCGCGCTGGTCGTTTCCGATGACGGACCAGCGGGCAGGCGTTGA
- a CDS encoding HesB/YadR/YfhF-family protein yields MLAITENAAEAIRGIVAAPDIPDGAGIRIATQPGAEQPGPLEVTVAEVPADSDQVLDEAGARVFVEERAAAILDDKMLDAQIDGSRVGFYIGEQP; encoded by the coding sequence GTGCTCGCCATCACCGAGAACGCAGCCGAAGCGATCCGCGGCATCGTCGCGGCTCCTGACATCCCCGACGGCGCGGGAATCCGCATCGCGACCCAGCCGGGCGCGGAGCAGCCCGGGCCGCTCGAGGTGACCGTCGCCGAGGTTCCCGCCGACTCCGATCAGGTGCTCGACGAGGCTGGCGCGCGCGTCTTCGTCGAGGAGAGAGCCGCGGCGATCCTCGACGACAAGATGCTCGACGCGCAGATCGACGGGTCGCGCGTCGGCTTCTACATCGGCGAGCAGCCGTAG
- a CDS encoding sulfite exporter TauE/SafE family protein, which yields MSLLEALLVLAAGVGAGTINVIVGSGTLLTFPVLLAVGYPPITANVSNSLGLVPGSLSGAYGYRRELRGQGRRILRYGTASFVGAVTGALLLFQLPAAAFDAIVPVMIALALLLVIFQPRIATALAARREPGGHPREGGPLAFALGYGTGVYGGYFGAAQGILLLAIFGLALDDDMQRVNALKNVLAMIVNLTAGIVFLFVAHVAWEAVALLAVGSAAGGQLGARIGRRLPPDVLRAVIVVVGVTAIVQLLAR from the coding sequence GTGTCGCTGCTGGAGGCGCTGCTCGTGCTCGCCGCCGGCGTCGGCGCAGGCACGATCAACGTGATCGTCGGCAGCGGCACGCTGCTGACGTTCCCGGTGCTGCTCGCCGTCGGCTACCCGCCGATCACGGCGAACGTGTCGAACTCGCTCGGGCTCGTGCCCGGCTCGCTGTCGGGTGCGTACGGCTACCGCCGCGAGCTGCGCGGACAGGGCCGGCGGATCCTCCGCTACGGCACCGCCTCGTTCGTCGGCGCGGTCACCGGCGCGCTGCTGCTGTTCCAGCTCCCGGCCGCCGCGTTCGACGCGATCGTGCCGGTGATGATCGCGCTCGCGCTGCTGCTGGTGATCTTCCAGCCGCGGATCGCGACCGCGCTCGCGGCGCGCCGCGAGCCCGGCGGTCATCCGCGCGAGGGCGGCCCGCTCGCGTTCGCGCTCGGCTACGGCACCGGCGTCTACGGCGGCTACTTCGGCGCCGCGCAGGGGATTCTGCTGCTGGCGATCTTCGGCCTCGCGCTCGACGACGACATGCAGCGCGTCAACGCGCTGAAGAACGTGCTGGCGATGATCGTCAACCTGACGGCCGGGATCGTCTTCCTGTTCGTCGCCCACGTCGCGTGGGAGGCCGTCGCGCTGCTGGCCGTCGGCTCCGCGGCCGGGGGCCAGCTCGGCGCCCGCATCGGGCGCCGCCTGCCGCCCGACGTGCTGCGGGCCGTGATCGTCGTCGTCGGCGTGACGGCGATCGTGCAGCTGCTGGCGCGCTGA
- a CDS encoding co-chaperone GroES: protein MRNQLRPLFDRVVIKELEPDRVRESGLVVPAGTHEPPPQHGIVLAVGQGLDWWQHVGVTMPVRPGDHVVFPASAGAWVEVDEERLLVCRVGELLGVLESVRDCRRCAEHPLAPGDTCSVCGRTQRLITD from the coding sequence ATGCGGAATCAGCTGCGCCCCCTCTTCGACCGTGTCGTCATCAAGGAGCTCGAGCCCGATCGCGTTCGCGAGTCCGGGCTCGTCGTGCCGGCGGGCACCCATGAGCCCCCGCCGCAGCACGGCATCGTGCTCGCCGTCGGCCAGGGACTCGACTGGTGGCAGCACGTCGGCGTCACGATGCCGGTCAGACCCGGCGACCACGTCGTCTTCCCGGCATCGGCCGGCGCGTGGGTCGAGGTCGACGAGGAGCGGCTGCTCGTTTGCCGCGTCGGCGAGCTGCTGGGCGTGCTCGAATCGGTCAGGGACTGCCGGCGCTGCGCCGAGCATCCGCTCGCGCCCGGCGACACGTGCAGCGTCTGCGGGCGCACCCAGCGCCTGATCACGGATTGA